Genomic window (Dyadobacter fanqingshengii):
TTTGCAAAAAGATCCTTTTGAACTCCATAATCTCGCCAATGATCCCGCGCAAGCGCAGTTAATTGATAAATTGAAAAAAGAACTAAATGCGTGGATGAAACAGCAGGGGGACGCCGGTGCTCCTATTGACATTGCCATCAAAAAGTGATCGTGTTGGCTATTTCTGTCGCAAGTGACCATTTTATTTGTCGCAATTGGCCTCTTATAGTTGTTTTTTGAACTGATAGATTTGCATTGCAACAAAACCAAAATCAGCCATGCTTTCAGAACCAAAAACCGAGCAGCGAAAAGAACTGCACTATCTGGCTATTCGAAAAACCGTCCACATGCACGATATCCCGGACACCCTGCCCCCGCTGATCCCGGAAGTGAAGGAATGGATGCAAAAACGGAACATTGAAGCGGCGGGACCGGATTTCTTTCTGTATAAATCAATGAATGACAAAGGCGAGCTGGATTGTGAGGCCGGTTTTTCTGTCAGCAATGCTTATGAGGGGGACGAGCGGGTAATGGCGGGAAGTTTTCCTGCAGGACATTACGCCAGCATTATTTACACAGGCCATTTCAAAGACATGATGCAGGGGCACGTTGCATTGGAAAACTGGATCAAGGAAAAAGGGTTCACAGAAAAGGCACATCGTGAAAACGGCCGCACACAATGGGGTGGGCGCACGGAATTTTATCTGGTAGACCCTGATTTCGAGCCCAATCCGGACAAATGGCAGACTGAAATCGTCTTTTTGCTTGAAGATTAACAGTTGGCTTTTCTGTTTTCATAACAACCTACGAAAGACGGTGAGGTATCCTCAATGGTGATCCAAAGCACATTCGGCTTTTGCTGCGCATGAGAAACCTGGATCAGTACAAAAAAACAAAGAGTAGTGCATTTT
Coding sequences:
- a CDS encoding GyrI-like domain-containing protein — protein: MLSEPKTEQRKELHYLAIRKTVHMHDIPDTLPPLIPEVKEWMQKRNIEAAGPDFFLYKSMNDKGELDCEAGFSVSNAYEGDERVMAGSFPAGHYASIIYTGHFKDMMQGHVALENWIKEKGFTEKAHRENGRTQWGGRTEFYLVDPDFEPNPDKWQTEIVFLLED